A stretch of the Synechocystis sp. PCC 7338 genome encodes the following:
- a CDS encoding DUF1824 family protein, translated as MDGSGSALLALLKDYSRLEIRIPQNDQERNDLRRAIIWICGQSETENFGICADDQHSAEAALGQYLRALDYDSAHRAADLCEIAMEEQTIQGPVYLKCQSQSLRFYVASYEGSYRGVLISCQTEDEALAGTYGYFPLDLFAD; from the coding sequence ATGGATGGTTCCGGTTCCGCTTTGTTAGCTCTGTTAAAGGATTACAGTCGTTTAGAAATCCGCATTCCCCAGAATGATCAAGAACGGAATGACCTCCGCCGGGCCATTATCTGGATTTGTGGCCAGAGCGAAACGGAAAATTTTGGCATTTGTGCCGACGACCAACATAGTGCCGAAGCCGCTTTAGGACAATATCTCCGGGCCCTGGACTACGACTCGGCGCACCGCGCAGCGGATCTCTGCGAGATCGCCATGGAAGAGCAGACCATCCAAGGGCCAGTATATTTGAAATGCCAGAGCCAATCCCTGCGGTTTTATGTGGCTAGTTATGAGGGTAGTTACCGGGGGGTGTTGATTTCCTGCCAAACGGAGGATGAAGCCCTGGCGGGAACTTATGGTTATTTTCCTTTGGATTTGTTCGCCGATTGA